gtcgtatattgctatcacgttggcgtcgtcgtccgaatactttaagttttcgcactctaactttagtaaaagagaatggaaatctatgaaattttaacacaaggtttatgaccacaaaaggaaggttggtattgattttggtagttttggtcccaacattttaggaattaggggccaaaaagggccaacataagcattttcttggttttcgcactataactttagtttaagttaatagaaatctatgaaattttgacacaaggtttatgaccacaaaagaacggttgggattgattttgggagttttggtttcaacagtttaggaattaggggccaaaaaagggcccaaataagcattattcttggttttcgcacaataactttagtttaagtaaatagaaatcaatgaaatttaaacacaatgttaatgactacaaaaggaaggttggtattgattttgggagtttaggtcataacagtttaggaattaggggccaaaaagggacccaaataagcatttttcttggttttcgcaccataacgttagtataagtaaatagaaatctatgaaatttaaacacaaggtttatgaccataaaaggaagttggtattgattttgggagttttggtcccaacagaataagggacccaaagggtccaaaattaaactttgtttgatttcatcaaaattgaataattggggttctttgatatgccgaatctaactgtcatgactgtgtatgtagattcttaacttttggtcccgttttcaaattggtctacattaaggtccaaagggtccaaaattaaacttagtttgattttgacaaaaaatgaatcagttaggttctttgatatgctgaatctaaaaatgtacttagattcttgattattggcccagttttcaagttggtccaaatcggggtccaaaattaaactttgtttgatttcatcaaaaattgaataaatggggttctttgatataccaaatctaactgtgtatgtagattcttcatttttggtcctgttttcaaattggtctacactaaagtccaaagggtccaaaattaaacttagtctgattttaacaaaaattgaaatcttggggttctttgatatgctgaatccaaaaatgtacttagattttttattatgggcccagttttaaagttggtccaaatcaggatctaaaattattatattaagtattgtgcaatagcaagtcttttcaattgcacagtattgcgcaatggcaagaaatatctaattgcacaatattgtgaaatagcaaatttttttttaattagagttatctttctttgtccagaatagtaagcaagaaatatctaattgcaaaatattgtgcaatagcaagatttttttttaattggagttatctttctttgtccagaatcaacttaaatctttgttatatacaatatacaatgtatattcactttttactaccaactgataaattaaaataatctttaccattcagtgataacaagcagtttttttacatcttaatattttatgatgtattgaaatgagtagttattgttgcaaactccattagaaattttaattgagattagttttggaataagggaaagggggatgtgattaaaaaaattgggttcaatttctctcatttgaaatttcataaataaaaaagaaaatttcttcaaacatttttttgagaggattaatattcaacagcatagtgaattgctctaagagaaaacaaaaattttaagttcattagaacacattcattctgtgtcagaaacctatgatgtgtcaactatttaatcacaatccaaatttagagctgaatccagcttgaatgttgtgaccatacttgccccaaccgttcagggttcaacctctgcggtcgtataaagctacgccctgcggagcatccggttttctatggtcgggttgttgtctctttggcacattccccatttccattctcaattttacacattcatagatatttaatttcatggtgtTGCCGAAGTCttcatacaagcctatagaaatttAGTTATACTCTGaacattttatttcatggttCACCTGATCCCAcgaaatccaagaaaattggtgtCCAACAAATATAATGAATCCATATTATGAATGGTGAAATGGTTTGGTATATTCTAATTAatacaaacatatacatttaaatctaaatatatgAAGGCATTTTTTCAGGCAATTGAAAGAGTACATATTAATATGATAGTTAATGAAAGATGTGTGGATGTATTAGACCATGCTGTCAACAAATTACAGAATGCAGGAGAGAAGAATACATACCATGGCTTACTCTTTGTTAACAGTAAACTCCTTACTTTGTATTCCGGGTAAGATTGCAAAATAAGTTGTTTTTACAAgaagaaaaaaacccagatatGATTACCGGTAGATACttatgagaaaagaaaaaaaaacacacaataaaacaATGGGTTTAAAAAACTGCATTTTGAAAAGCTGTTAACCATATGTGGAATAACAATTGTTCACAGAGATTCTACTCTCTATATTTATTTgatcttatttatttattgtttttatgaaaTCTATGATGATGAGTTTTAATAACCTGGACTGGCTATTATACAGCCCTCACACAGTGGTTTATAAAGTCAATAGTCACTTGAATACTTATTGTAAACATGttctaaatctatttttttcaaacaatgattttcaataatttgttaaaaaaataatttacaatcatTGTGCAATTAATTGAATTTTTTCACATGTCATCTAAAAATATTTGTAGTTGTAATTgacgtttcagaatctaaaggactgtgggtgaatttaattgtttgtaccctaaaatgaaaattatgtcatGCTTTGAGTTGaatttctaatatatatatatataagaaaattattaaaagataataacagttttaatgcatcacttttttactagtactttcactgcttccccagatcttcaggtaatgtgacttgtatataaataaaacaattgattgacgttaacaataggatgacttatatatatataagtcttttttaaccaatcacaatgtTTTGGTGTATGCTTTGAAATAATTGCCCAGAATGCATTTAATTCAGAAATAGCCAAATTGAATTCATTTCTATTTCAATAGTTCTTGAGACAATCACTGATAACAAAATTTTCTGATTGTAGAAGAAATGTACCTGAACTTAGACCATCTGATACTCTAGCTATAATATTGCTGATAAAGCACTTATTTCCTACCAATGAGAAGCTGGAGGATTTGTTCTCCTTCTCCTATAGAAAGTCTGAGCAGGGATCCACCAAGATGGAATACCAGCCCAGCAGTCCAGGTTCTGACAGATATGACAGTGCACAAGATTATATTGAGGATGATGATGAAAAGGTTAGAATCTACAATTGTTTTGTTCGGCTAATTTGACATAAATGTCTTTTTGATCTATGATAAGCACAGTGATTCACTTTTCACTGATTAGTGCCAGTGTAAGTTGGTTGTATTATAATAGttcatatttaaaagtattttgtaTGTCTGTTGTTCATATTGTCAATAAATTTGGCTGTCAAAAATGTTCAAATAGATTTTAAAAAGCCTGCCATTTTTAAGCTTGTATCGACTTTTGAGTAAAGTTCAGTTTTAATATTTTCGTACATGCATATGATTATACAAGCACAGTTACTATCACTTATATAAATgtaagaagtaaaaaaatatatgaagaaaaaTGAGTTCCTCATTATTTTTTGTATAGTTATTATTGCTTTTTTTTGgacatctttatttttatatattatgaaataaCTTAAACAGTTTAACAATTTTGTTGCCCCTTATATTTGCAGTATGCTAGTGCATTAGAATCACCAAATCCAGAAAGAGGATCCGATTCAGGTAAgttcaatttaattttataaCAGGATCCAGTCCCCTCATCTACACCCTTGGCAAATTAAGCTCCACTATGTAATTATTTCCATTGGTCACAGTTGTACCtggctgcatccaatcaaaacaGCTGTTATATctgatttccattctcaattttagttaaGAGGATCGCATGAAAATGTAGACAATGCAAATAAACAATTGCCACATGCAGATTGTGCAACAGGTCTTTACACCCAAAGCATAGGACAACAATCTTTCAGTTCTTAATCAACTAATTGAGGTTTTTGGGAATGTTTCTCACACAAATGTTGGAATGCCaatgtttattttctgttttcactTCACGAAATTTGTTTACACTAGACACAACTGTTTTTGTACACTCTGAACTGAAGATTGTTCAAATGCTAACATTGGTTAAGAAtgatttttatatacatgtacacacatttgtctgccattactaaAAGTCACAgaagtttctttaaaattttgcCCTCAAATTATAACATTTACTGGTAAGTTTATACATAAAAATTGATTGTGGCATGAGGTAAGAAAGTTATTCTGAGCTATATCTGGGGTCATTCagacaagtacatgtacattcaaATACAATGTGCTCAAAAGTAAATATGTCAATCGAAAGCTAGTTATATTTAGTTGTCTATTTACACACACTCATTCTAAGACAAAACTAAACTATTTACAATGTTATTGCTATTTCAGATAATCCTTTTCCAGAAATGTCAATATCACTGACAGATGAGAAAAGATCCTCACCAATAGAATCAAAAACACCAACTAGAACTCCTACTCCAGAGGTAAATTCATGATGAATTTGTAATTATTATAAACTATTGTCAAGAGTAAGTCTTATTGATGTAAGGACTTACAGTCATAAAGAATAAAATCCATTTATTATATCATCTGAGTGCTGTCATGTtgatgtacaaaacaaaataagataaaagAAACATACACAAACACGTGAAAATTGAGGGAAAGAATAACTTGTAACAAATGTCAATGAATTTAGAAAAATCTCTATGcttattgtcgagccttcgactttagtggAAAAAGcaagactaagcgatcctacattcagTCGTCGTCGGCGTTGTCGTCGGtggcatccacaaatattcactctgtggttaaagtttttgaaattttaataactttcttaaactatactgaatttcttccaaacttggacagaagcttgtttatgatgataagaaagtatccagaagtaaattttgtaaaaataaaattccattttttccgtattttacttataaatggacttagtttttctgcgaggaaacattacattcactctgtggttaaagtttttaaaattttaataattttcataaactatccttgatttgtaccaaacttggacagaagcttgtttatgatcatattaaagatagtatcaagaagaaaattctgtaaaaatgaatttccacttttccgtattttacttataaatggacttagtttttctgcgaggaaacattacattcactctgtggtcaaagtttttaaaattttgataactttcataaactatccttgatttgtaccaaacttggacagaagcttgtttatgatcataagatagtatcaagaagaaaattttgtaaaaataaatttccacttttccgtattttacttataaatggacttagtttttttgccagaaacaaaacattcactctgtggttaaaatttttgaaatttttataatgttcttaaactatcctggatttctaccaaacttagacaaaagcttgtttctgatcataagatattattcagaagtaaattttgtaaaagaaaaattcagtttttccgtattttacttataaatggacttagtttttcttccagttaacattacatacagtctgcagttaaagtttataaaacatttattagattcataaactatcctggattttttaccaaacttggaagcttctttcaatcaaaagacagtatcgagagggaaatttttattgatgtttttcctcatttttgttgagtctgcgattaacagcaaaagtaggcgagacactgggttccgtggaagccttacgaatttttttattaaatcaaacatcattttattccaaaaaatACTTTAGTAAAGAGACAAGAATTGTTGGATTTTACTGAGATAAATAAAAGTCTAATGATTCTTTAATCCATGACATAATATGAAAACTGAAATATtcattattaaattataagattcATCATTGTATCATGCAgcaagtaatatcacaaaaatagtCTTAAGCAATATTCCTGTTTTGTTCTTATAACAGCCTTAAATTTACAGAGATTCTTGACTTGTATATCAAGTTATTTATTCTTCTGTTGACACAATTATTTTTGCGGAGTCGGCAGAAGGGTTACAAAAGGCTCTGGATGTTTTTGAGCAATATTGTTTTGAGTGGAAACTCACTGTTAATGTATcaaaaacaaagattgtaattttttcaaagagaaaGTTTAATAAGAATGTTACTTTTAAACTATGTAAGGAAATTATTGAAACTAAAGATTCATATGTTTATCTTGGTCTGCTGTTTAATTACAACGGAAATTTCTTTCAAGCTCGAAAAAAATTGTTAGACCAAGCTCGAAAAGCACTTTATGCTCTTTACAAGAAGATACATAATATCTCACTTCCGATTGATTTAcagttaaaattatttgatgCATTGGTGGTTCCTATTTTGACCTATTCCTCGGAAATatgggggtttgaaaataaaaataatactgaaaaattaCATCTGCAGTTTTGTAAGCGCATTTTGGGAGTGCGATCATCTATGCCAAATTTTATGGTGTATGGGGAACTTGGAAGATTTCCACTTGAACTGCAGATCAAGTTAAAAATGGTATGTTTCTGGCAAAAGCTagcaacaaatgataaaaaaactatTGGGTAAACTGTATAAGTTACTTTGGTACATGCATGAGCATGAAGGTTATAATTTCAAATGGTTTAACTATGTAAAATTTGTGTTTAATGACTGTGGCTTTTGTGAACTATATAATATTCTGGAGCAAGTTgattttaattatattaaaattgatgTAAGACAGTGTCTCCAGGACCAGTTTATTCAAAAATGGTTCTCTGATATAAACAACACATCAAGGGGGGAATTTTATTTACACTTTAAAGAAGAGTTTTGTTTAGAAccatatcttttaaaattaaggCGGGGTCATagagtaaatatatgtaaattaaggGTATTTAATACAAAGTTTCCCattgaaacaggaagatggaGAAATGTACCATGAAATGAGAGAATTTGTCCTCTTTGTAAAGCTGGTATTGGGGATGTATACcactatatatgtaaatgtaccaATTGTGAAGTTAAGGATTTAAGGGGGAAGTTTATACctccatattatttaaaatatcccaatgaaaaaaaaagtatttggcATGCTTAAATATTGTGATATCAATGTGCTGTCTAAgctgtcaatttttattcaaaaggtagAAAAAGATGCTTGTCTAATTTAAAACTGTAATAAACACAGACTTATTTCTgaagatgtataatttaaaaatgtatactgtttgtattatgaactatgttgtaattaatattgtgtataatatgctCCTGCTATGCAGTCTTCTGTGACTGAGTTTTCTAAACTATGAATCTATGAATGATATGGTGTATTGAAAAAATTGGGTCTGGCAGCACAAAGGAAAAATAGTAATTAAATAAGTGGTACCAGCTTAAGGACAGATAATTGGCTAGTTCTATTGAGAATTTTTAATATACTAATGATTGTTTTGTAGGCTCTTCATAAAACCAGCTCTCTGCCTTTGTTTGGTCGAAGAAGAAGTAGGACATTTGAAGGTGAAAATGTACCTGGTGTGAATGTTGCTAAACAAATTGTAGGAGGTGGTAGGGCTAGAAGTCGTAGTTGGGTTGAACCAAGATATggtacattttacattttgtaaattgaTTGAACTAATTTAATTTATCCTTTCACTAGTTTGGACCAATAAAATCTTGCACTGTAAACTTCTAACCATGAGtttaaagaaaatgattataaGTTTTCCTAGAATCCACACTTCACAGTACTTATTCAAGAATTATCATGCAGTTTCCtgaattgtaaataaaatatatgtaatttgTTAAAGATCACCAAAGACACTTATTCAGGATATGATGTATGAGAGGGGGTACTCCTGGGAACTATGAGTTAAGAGGCTCATAATTTGGCCAAACAATGGCTGTAATTTAATTCAAAGTTACTGGGTGTGACACTTTCGCCCCTGTCTGAACCTGTGCATGCTCCATATAGCCTTAAGTAAGAAGTAGtaaaataagatgtaaaaaagcCAATTATTCTTGGATATGCACTAATAAATTGTTTTGGTTTTTCTTATGTGAGTTATTTCTTTACCACCATGTTGGATGTCAATATGCACAAATCCAATTTCTCCATTTATGCACCATATTTGACTTGTTAGATACTGGCTGCTTGAATTTAGAAATGTTTTCTGAACAATCTTTATTCATTTAAGCCTTGTATTATTCATCACGGTGTAAGGATCTCTTTTTTGACTCGCTTTTACCACATGTTTTAATTTGGTTAGCTCAATGAAAAGATGAACAAGTTTGCACACCATCATTAAagacaagggaaataactccaacTTAAGTTATGTAATATAGGAACTATTTATTGTTATCAATGAGATAAAGTTACTTGTATGTACATTGCACTCAATatctataacaaaataaatacagGTGGCAGTATTATTTACAGTCTATATTTCATCTATGTTATTTTATATGAGTCTGCGTTGATAAAGGGAAAAATTGACTTATTTTTGGTTTCTAGAGTCCAGACAATAAATTGAGGAGGCCTCatctcaataatttttttttatttataataatgcTATTCTGTATTTTAGATGATTCAAGAGCTACACCACCTGAAGTTGGACCCAAAACTGCAACACCACCAGTGCCAGAGGAAGTAGAGTCTATACCATTCTATATGTCTCACATAGTGTTTCTACAAAATGAGCTTTGTAACCACTGTCCTCATCAGCTCCATTGTATACAGGTGTTCCCTGGTATCACACTTGTTCTTGTCAGTGAGGTAAAATTTGTGTTCCCTGATATCACACTTGTTCTTGTCAGTGAGGTAAAACTTGTGTTTCCTGATATCACACTTGTTCTTGTCAGTGAGGTAAAGTTCCCATCATGTCCTGGGTATAGAGGTGTTCCCTGGTATCACACTTGTTCTTGTCAGTGAGGTAAAGTTCCAATCATGTTCTAGGTATACTAGTGTTCCCTGGTATCACACTTGTTCTTGTCAGTGAGGTAAAGTTCTTGTCTTGGGTATGTATGTGTTCCCTGGTATCACATTTGTTTTTGTCAGTGAGGTAAATTTCCATCATGTCCTTCGTATACTGGTGTTCGTTTGTAACACAATTGTTCTTTTCAGTCAGGTAAAGTTCTTGTCTTGGGTATGTATGTATTCTCTGGTATCACACTTGTTCTTATCAGTGAGGTAAAGTTCCCATCATGTCCTCAATAAACAGATTTTGTGGGCATACAGTTAAGATCAGTTAATATCAATGATGTATAAAAGTGCTATTTTTATACAGATGTTCTTAGACATTCATTGATTTatggtggtacccaacaccttcactaaaaataatttggctcctttaattttcataaaattttgacaaagtatttcctttgaccttttgacaaaaatataaaaattataaaaaaattgaaccaaccaatttattagaaaaattacactggttatatagcagtttgaaaacactaattttgataattgagaagcttaatattcccttaacaacacaacgtaatgaaaacgtttagctgattttacagagtagtgttaggtaccaccttatattatgcaaataaacaaaaaacaattatgacagaCTGAATATATCAACAATCACCTAAATTCAGATGATTTCTGTATTTAACAAGAAAATGTAAGCTTCAATATGTTTACATTAATTGATCAATTAACTAGaaagtatacaaaaaaatataggaGATTTGTTATTAAAAAGAACAGTCAATATTTCTTACTATTTCTTATGTGCCTTATTAGTGCTAAATCATTTTTTGATTCACTCTTTAAAAATGGTAATAGATCTAtgaagaattatttaaaaaattatcgCAGTAATTAGTTTTACTCAAACTTAGATGGGAATATTGAAAAgtcattaatttcttttttagatGCCAAGAGCCAGTTTAGCAAACACCCTCTGCCAAGTTTTATTTTTGCTGAAACAAGTTGTGTTAGGAAAAACAAGTCATGGTTATTGGGCTCAGGGACAGAATATGTATGACACTGTTAACATCTTGATAAGCAAAATGTCTGTACCTCTAAGAAGAGCAAAGGTAGGAAATgttattttgtcaaatgatatgttctACAAAACTTAACTCAGAATTCAGATTACTATAATTATATTTGTAACTTAAGTTGCATTAGAATTGCACATGGATACATATGCCAAACCACTACTACACAATAACAGTGGGAATGGCACATTTAAACTGCTTCCTAAGTTGGTCAAAGCATGAAGttgttaaataaagaaaaataagctGAATTAGCATTCAGACATTGTTGCCAAAACATTTTAGCCAAGAAAATAGGGATCAATATCTTAAGCACCTGTAGATTAAGCACTGCTTTCTTCATTATTCTCGTCATAAAAGCCTATTATTTTTGGTAATAAAAGAATAGGGtaatacattttgaaagtaaTAAATCATGAGATTTCAAGATGCCTTATCTGTCTGCATGATATTATTTCTAGCATTGTTTTCAGGGAAACGTTCCAgcaatatttaatgatattttaaagAAATGGGATGATCCAAGTTTCAAATCACTTCTTTTGAATTACTTAGAACAACCAAGGGATAAAGAAATCCCTCCAAGGTATTtagtttgaataaaaaatatactagAAGTGGATATTTTTTGTGATATGTCCTAAATAATGTAGATAAAAAATAATGGAGATCATAGGTAGTTCTTATTTACCTAAAAATTGCATTGCTATACCAATGCCAATTGGAAGATTACTACATAAAAAAGAG
The window above is part of the Mytilus galloprovincialis chromosome 4, xbMytGall1.hap1.1, whole genome shotgun sequence genome. Proteins encoded here:
- the LOC143073161 gene encoding BLOC-3 complex member HPS1-like isoform X5 codes for the protein MFVRMVEFLFGPVTDEIGYSKFSKKANRWNLLKGIMKTWNQLALEEHAFLVEAIERVHINMIVNERCVDVLDHAVNKLQNAGEKNTYHGLLFVNSKLLTLYSGRNVPELRPSDTLAIILLIKHLFPTNEKLEDLFSFSYRKSEQGSTKMEYQPSSPGSDRYDSAQDYIEDDDEKYASALESPNPERGSDSDNPFPEMSISLTDEKRSSPIESKTPTRTPTPEALHKTSSLPLFGRRRSRTFEGENVPGVNVAKQIVGGGRARSRSWVEPRYDDSRATPPEVGPKTATPPVPEEVESIPFYMSHIVFLQNELCNHCPHQLHCIQVFPGITLVLVSEMPRASLANTLCQVLFLLKQVVLGKTSHGYWAQGQNMYDTVNILISKMSVPLRRAKGNVPAIFNDILKKWDDPSFKSLLLNYLEQPRDKEIPPSIERSLTYLLKKMKDLFLFLYLLPRPLTPQLERMVTQIRERAGQKLRDFKDYLCVKAQRNITMTSYIEQFPGLVHFIYIDRRTNQVTAPSFNITSGETTLETGETTVKEMDATRLLKDKVWKMMEFMQLKLKSGTTCVAAREGDYYFSYFLWFGDSSGNIITPQQPLQVSIPLSSPGVLTSNFYSMLLRRCFPNMIPGSIACFELMMMHVGLVSLSYITENRTRLTALLRSSSGESVSPMTLAL
- the LOC143073161 gene encoding BLOC-3 complex member HPS1-like isoform X6, which encodes MFVRMVEFLFGPVTEEIGYSKFSKKANRWNLLKGIMKTWNQLALEEHAFLVEAIERVHINMIVNERCVDVLDHAVNKLQNAGEKNTYHGLLFVNSKLLTLYSGRNVPELRPSDTLAIILLIKHLFPTNEKLEDLFSFSYRKSEQGSTKMEYQPSSPGSDRYDSAQDYIEDDDEKYASALESPNPERGSDSDNPFPEMSISLTDEKRSSPIESKTPTRTPTPEALHKTSSLPLFGRRRSRTFEGENVPGVNVAKQIVGGGRARSRSWVEPRYDDSRATPPEVGPKTATPPVPEEVESIPFYMSHIVFLQNELCNHCPHQLHCIQVFPGITLVLVSEMPRASLANTLCQVLFLLKQVVLGKTSHGYWAQGQNMYDTVNILISKMSVPLRRAKGNVPAIFNDILKKWDDPSFKSLLLNYLEQPRDKEIPPSIERSLTYLLKKMKDLFLFLYLLPRPLTPQLERMVTQIRERAGQKLRDFKDYLCVKAQRNITMTSYIEQFPGLVHFIYIDRRTNQVTAPSFNITSGETTLETGETTVKEMDATRLLKDKVWKMMEFMQLKLKSGTTCVAAREGDYYFSYFLWFGDSSGNIITPQQPLQVSIPLSSPGVLTSNFYSMLLRRCFPNMIPGSIACFELMMMHVGLVSLSYITENRTRLTALLRSSSGESVSPMTLAL